The Paenibacillus sp. BIC5C1 DNA segment TTTATATTAGTTGCATATTCCTCAATCAAAGGAGAGATTTTGATGTCGGTGAGCGTTCTTAACTAACAAGTTTCATATTCAGGAGTTTGGCCTTCGATTCACTTGTGCCTTGTGGCATACGTGTATTTCATGATGCGCCATTACCCTGTACTTAGTTAAGAACAGCGGATATCATAAATCGCCTCCGGGATTGTACTTGTCCGGGTCTATTTCCGCGCTGTGTTCAGCGTGGATTTTTTTTGTATAGACCTATAACGGGCCTTACTTTCCCTTACGTTAAGGGCGGAGAATGACGTTTGTTCATTCTCCGCCCTTTTTGCGTTTTCCGGGAATATGTTCCATCGCTTTAACCGAAATTCCATTTTATATCCAAGGAGAGATCAAGCATGAATGAAAAAACTTTAACCAGTCTGGGTTATCCCCAAATTCAAAAAAATGTTGCCGCCTGTGCCCTATCCTATTTGGGCAAACGTTATGCAAGAGACATGAAGCCAATGGTAGACGCTCCTCTGATCCAAATGCGTCTGGAAGAGACCGCTGAAGCCGCTGCTTTGATTCGTAACGGCGCCAGTGTGCCCATTCCTTCACTGGATGGCATGGAGACCATCATGGATCTGCTGGGCACCGGTTATTTATTCACGGAACGTGATTTCAGCCATCTCGCCCAATTTCTTCGCAGCTGCGCGCAGCTTATGAAATACATGGAGGGCAAATCCGAAGTGGCCCCGACAGTTAGTCGCTACGCTTCATCCATGATATGGATGGAAGCCTTGCTGAGCGAGATTGAACGCTGCATCCATAGTGGACGCATTCAGGATCAGGCGAGCAAGGAACTGATACGTATTCGTAAAAAAATGACTGTGAATGAGGAACGCATGAAGCGCAAGCTGGATTCTCTTATAAGCAAACACCGCTCCATCATGCAGGAAAATGTGATCAGTCAACGTGGCGGAAGAACTGTCCTGCCCATCAAGAAAGAATTCCGCAAACATGTTAAAGGCAGTGTGCTGGATGAATCGGGAAGTGGCCAAACCGTATATATTGAGCCTGCTGAATTAGTAGGTCTGCAAATGGAGCTGGCTTCACTCCAAGCCGAGGAATCACGGGAGGAGATGAAAATCCTCGGTGACTTAACCTCCCTTGCAGAGTCTTATAACCGAGAAATCTCACTAAACACCGAAACGGTAGGAATTCTGGATTTCCTGTTCGCCAAAGCGAAATATGCAGCCACCATGGACGGACGGACTGTACGTGTCAATGCCAATGGACGGGTTCTGCTTCATCATGCCCGCCATCCGTTTATGGGTTCATCCATGGTTCCGCTTGATTTTGCAATTGGTCAGACGTATTCCTCACTAATCATTACAGGGCCGAATACGGGTGGCAAAACGGTTGCACTCAAAACATTGGGTCTGCTCACCTTGATGATGCAATCCGGTCTGCTTGTGCCTGTCGCTGAAGATGGCGAGATGGCCGTATATCATGAAGTCGCTGTGGATATCGGTGATGGACAGAGCCTGGAGCAAGCACTCAGTACCTTTTCTGCACATATTCGTAACATGATTGGCATCCTGGAGCAAGCCAATTCATCGACACTTGTGCTTATTGACGAGATGGCCTCCGGTACCGATCCCGGTGAGGGAGTGGGGCTCTCCATCGCCATGCTGGAGGAGCTGCACAGCCGCGGAGCTACCGTTATCGCCACAACCCATTTTGGGGAAATCAAACATTTTGCAGCAGGTACGCCTGGATTTGAGAATGCCCGAATGGAATTCGATACGGTCTCTCTTCAACCTCTTTATCGATTGCGGATCGGAGAAGCCGGGGATAGTTATGCCTATTCCATCGCACTGAAATTGGGTATGCCACAGCGTATTATTGAGCGCTCCAAACTCATTTCAGATCAGGGTGTCCCGCAAAGTGTCTCTTCCAGCTTCACTCCATCCGTGCCTAACGTAAATTCGTCGTCAACGCAAATAAACAGCACGGCGGAACATGAACACTTGAATAAAACAAAGAACAAGATGAAACCTGTCAGCCCGTCCGTACAAACCGGAACAAGAAAGCACTCTGCTGATCGGTCTGAATCAGTAGAACCCACCACCCCTGCCAAAGTATTCCGAAAAGGGGATCGCGTCTATGCAGCTTATCTGAACCAATCAGGCATCGTATGTGATGTGGAGGACAGTCGCGGAAATATCGGAGTCATGCTGCGTGGACGCAAAGTCAAAATTCACAAGAAGCGTCTAACTCTGCACATCTCCGCAGATGAACTGTATCCGGGTGACTATGATCTCGACATTGTGCTGGAGACCAAAGAGAACCGCAAAAAACGCAAACTGATGAATCGCAAGCATGTGGAAGGACTGAAGATTGAATTGCCCCCTGAAGAATAACCACAGGATTGATATAATAGGTTGAGTTGCTATACTTTAATAAACCTTATCGATCGTTCGTGGTTAGAAATTCATTGGGGAAGGAAGACTCATATGTCTGTTGAGCAGGATACAAAGAAAGTCACTCCAGAAGTTCTCATATGTCCTTTGTGCGGGGAGCCCAATGGCTGCTCCTATGCCGCTGGCCGTCCTCATTCAGAATGCTGGTGTAACCGGGCTGTGTTCCCAGAAGGGGTATTTGACCCCATTCCGGCAGAACAGCGAAGGAAGTCTTGCATCTGTGAGGCGTGTCTGGATACGTATAAAAAGAAGACAGATCAAAATAAAGAGCCCCACAGTTAACCCTGTGAGGCTCTTCTTCTATCGATATGATTTTGTATTGAAATACAGACCGTTACTTCTGCATTTGTTGATAATGCGCTACAGCCTGCTTCAATACAGGATGACTCTCATCCATGGACGTATACTGGCTGAGTGCTGCTTCAATTCCTTTTTGCTTGATCGTAGTCTGGAGTTCTACGGCTTCCGGGTCTTCGGAAATGTCAAACTTGCAGGCAGCGGCCATACCCATTGCCAAATGTGTTGTCTCCGTTCCGTACTCGTAAGCCTGGAGAGCCGGGCGAACCAGACGGTCATTCGGGGATAGTTTCCGCAGTGGAGAACGTCCTACACGAGTTACCTCATCTGTCAGATGTGGGTTAACGAACCGTTCCAATATTTTGGCAATGTACAACTGATGATCGTCGGCATTGAATCCAAAACGCTTCACCAGAACTGCTCCGGTTTCCTGCAAGGCACCATATACGATGGATTTGACTTTTTCATCAGCAATAGCCTTCTGAATTGTATCAAACCCGTTCACATATCCAATATAAGCGGCAATACAGTGTCCGGTATTTACGGTAAACAGCTTCCGTTCGATATAAGGCTCCAGATCATCAACATACATTACACCCTCAACCGGTTTGAACGCAGGAGCCATCTGTGAACGGTCCACAACCCATTCATAGAAAGGCTCTACCTGTACATGCAATGGATCTTCATGATGCTGAATCGGCACAATCCGATCCACGGCAGAGTCCGGGAAATACACATACTGATCCGCAAGCAGGCGAGTACGTTCATCAAGCAGACCATATACATGTTCTTTTAACTGAGTGCTGGCACCAATTGCATTTTCACAAGCAATAATGTGAAGGGGCTGGAAGACATCACCTGTTCCAAGTCTGGATGTAAGTCCTTTGGCAATACCCGGAGCAATATGTTTCAGAATGTTCACACCCACTGCGGTTGTGATCAGTTCAGCTTCTGCAACGTTCTGAGCAACAGTATCCAGATTGGTTCCATCGATTGCACTCACACCGGTAACTGTCTCCAGGTCCTTGGCCTCGTTAGCCAGTTCAACCTTGTATTCTCCACGCTGCTCCAGAGCCTTAACCAGCTCCTGGTTAACGTCCGAGAAAACGACATTGTAGCCTGCACGGGACAAAATCAAACCGATAAAGCCACGTCCAATATTACCTGCTCCAAAGTGAAGGGCCTTCATAGTTCCATTTCACTTTCCAAAATAGTGATGACTTCTTCAGCGGTTTGAGCATGACGCAAAGCTTCCATGTTCTCTTCCTCGGCGCAGATGACTGCGATGCTGGTGAGGATCTCCATATGTTCTCCGCCCTGAGCAGCGATACCAATGACCATATACGCCTTCTCTTCGCCAAAATCAACACCTTGCGGGAACTGAATGACCGATATACCTGTGGACAAAATGAATGATTTGGATTCCTTCGTGCCGTGTGGAATCGCAAGTCCGTTGCCGACATACGTGGAAACAATCTCTTCACGCTCCAGCATTTTGTCAATGTATTCAGCAGTGATATGTCCCGCGTCTTTCAAAATTTGACCTGCCATACGAATCGCTTCGTATTTGTCCTGAGCCGTTGCATTCATGATGACTTTATCTTTAGTTAACACACTCATGTTTAAATACCTCCAATTTCGGTTTTACTGCGGTAAAATCCCGCAAGTTCTTGGGACAAGTAATGAATAAGATCATCCCGGTTGCCTTTTTCAAGTAATGTGATCATTTCTTCTTGCAACAATAGTGCACTGATCTCACTCAGTACCTCCAAACTTTCCTTCGATAACTGTCTAGGTCCTAGCATCAAGAGCACATGGCTGACACCTGTCGGGTCTTCCGGCGTACGCAGAAGCGGCTCTGTCAACTGGAACAACGTGATTGAAGGACTGTGAATGCCATCACTGCGTGTATGAAACAGAGCGAGGGAAGTCCCGGGAATTTTCTGACTTCCAACCGCTTCACGCTCCTCCAGCAGCCTGGCAATCTCTTTAGGATTATTTAACACACCCGATTGATGTAAAACACTGCACATCGCATAGGCCGTTTCCAAAAATCCGATCTCCCGATTATCCAGCGGGAACACCTGAAACTTGCCGATAATCTGTACGATTTCAATCAGGGTAGCTTCCAGTCCAACCGGATCGGAAATTCGTCCTGTTGTCCTTGAATCTGCCTCAGTTGGGGGACTATGTTCCCGCTGAAGCGTGGTTGTCCTGATGAAGTGCCTTAAACGTTCGCTTTCTTCTGCCGTCAGCAGTGGGCTCACCTTGTAGTATTGATGTTTATCCATTGGCAGATCCACAGTAGAGAGAACCAGATCATATTCCGCCTTCGGTATACGTGCGGCTTCATACCAGGACACACTGTCCACAATCCGAATCTCGGGAATTTCCTTGGACAGACGGCTCGATAACATCCGTGAAGATCCGATCCCACTCGTACAGACGACGACAGCCCTGATTTCACGTTTCAGCACCCGCAGTCGTTCAATGGAAGCACCGAAGTGCATCACCAAAAATCCGATCTCCTCATCCGGAACATCCGTATTGGGCCAAGCCTCTCGAACTGCTTGCTTTACATCCTCAAAGAGTGATTCATAATCCTTGCGGATCTGTTGAAGCAGCGGATTACGGATGAGCTGCCGCTCATCCATTCGTTCCAGTACTGGCTCCATATGGGCAATCAGACCTTCACGGAGCAGACGATCCTCATGGAACGAATAATGAGTTTTCTGCTGCATCCGATCTGTGAGGGAACGAACCATGTCAAGTAAGACCAGATCGTCTACGGGCAGCAGACGCGAGGAATGAATCGAGTGCTCGATTTCAATCAGCAGCCTGTGAAAATAAGCCTGCTCCTCGCTCACAAACTCCAGTCCAAGCTGGGCAGATAGAACACCGCACAAACGGGAGGCTAAATATTCCGGTACTTTCCGCTCGTCTTGCAAAGGCATTCCAACGTCTTTTTTGTCCTGTTGAGTGCACCGACCTATGCCAAAGCCTTTGCGAATCCGCACAACGGCTACAGATAATTGAATCAGCAGCTTCATGTATTGACGCTCCGGTATATTTTCCAACCACTCAATATCCGGCTGCCATAATGCATTTTCGATCGTAAGTACATCCTCATGCCCTATCATTTCCAGAAGCTTGCTGCTTACTTTGGAAACTCCTTGGTCCGCTTGTCTACCGAACAAATCGGATTCATCCAGATATTCAAGAGCGAGCGCGGAAATAGCCATGCGATGAGCCAGCTCGCTTCCGTTGATCTTGACCCCATATCCGCGCCTGCGAACCAACTTCAATCCTGCCAGATGAATGCGTGGCTCCAGATCGTCCAGATCATTGCTTGCCGTAGACACGGTAACCTTCAGATCTGAGGCTAACGCAAGCAGCTTCACAGGCTCGGATTCATTCAGCAAAATACAAAGCATGAAGAGTTTACGCTCTTCGGGCGTAAACTCCACATATTCGTTAAGCTCAAGTTGTTGACGCAATACGGCCAAATCATCGGAACCGGGATCAATTCGAACCCCGGTTCCTGATTTTTTTTCCAATCTCATGCCAAGGGGCTCAAGCCATTGTTCAATCATCTGCAACTCTCGATGTACGGTACGAGTGCTTACTTTGACCGCAACAGCTATATCGCCAGCAGTTACCTCATGAGGATGCTCCAGCAGGAACTCCACGATCTCACGCTGTCTCCTTGTAATATTACTCATCAGGAGTCGGATTTGAGGCGCTCCACCAGTGCCTCATATTCAGGACTCTTCAGGAAGTTATCGATGGAAATATGCTCTGCATTAGGAGCCACGGATTTGGCCCGGTCTGTCAATGTTTTCTGTGTGATGACGATGTCGGCATCTTGTGGAATCTCACTGATCGCCGTGTTGGTTACAGCGACATCCACACCGGCTGCCTTCATTTTCTTCCGCAGAATCGAGGCACCCATGGCACTCGAACCCATACCTGCATCACAGGAGAATACAATTTTATTGATATCCGTTTTCACTGCCGAAGAAGCAATATCGGCTGCACGGTCAGCTTCACGATTGTCTTTATCAACGGTGAGGTTGCCCGTTTTGCCCTGATTTTTCATATCTTTCATGCGGTTGGAAGCACTGTCCAGATCTTCGTCGTCCTTCTTTTTACCTGTTTTGAGCAGCACAGATGCTACGAGGAACGAGATGATCGCAGCTACGGCTACCCCTGCAAACATGCCAAGGTATCCACCCTTAGGTGTTAACAATGAGTAGGCAATGATACTTCCCGGTGACGGTGCGGATACCAAACCAGCTCCAGTCAGCATGAAGGTCAATGTACCTGCTACCCCACCAGCCATCGCAGCCAGAATCAGTATCGGTCTCATCAGAATGTAAGGGAAATAAATCTCGTGAATCCCGCCAAAGAAATGGATGATTACAGCACCTGGAGCGGAAGATTTGGCTGATCCGCGACCGAAGAAGCAGTATGCCAGCAAAATGCCGAGTCCAGGTCCTGGATTGGATTCAAGCATGAATAATACAGATTGGCCCAGTTCTCTTGCTTGATCCGTACCAATTGGTGTCAGAATCCCGTGGTTGATCGCATTGTTCAGGAATAATACTTTTCCTGGCTCAATGATCAGGTTGACCAGGGGAAGAAGACCAGCATTCATCAAAGCTTCTACCCCAGCTGATAACACCTTGCTAATCGCTTCAACGAAAGGCCCGATGCCTTTAAGGGCCAGAAGGGCCAAAATCCCACCAATAATTCCAGCGGAGAAGTTGTTAACCAGCATCTCAAACCCTGATTTGATTTTGCCATCGACAGCCTTGTCAAATTTCTTAATGACCCAGGCTCCCAACGGCCCGGCTATCATGGCGCCAAGAAACATTGGAATGTCACTGCCGACAATAACCCCGATGGTCATGATCGCACCGACTACACCACCACGTTGGCCGTGTACCATGGTACCGCCGGTGTAACCGATAAGCAAAGGCAGCAAATATTTGATCATTGGATCAACCAATAATGCAAAATCTGCGTTAGGGAACCATCCTTTTGGAATGAACAATGCCGTAATTAAACCCCAGGCGATAAATGCACCCATGTTCGGCATAACCATACCACTTAGGAAACGTCCAAACTTCTGAACGCCGACCCGTATTCCTCCGCTTTTTTCGGACTTTGCGTCCACTGAACTCATACTGAAAACCTCCTCAACATATTAAACCTTGATTCCACTGAATTTTGACAACGATGATCCAGACGAACGAAGGTACAAATCTGCAATAAATCTTAATTTACAACCATATCGTAAATGAAAACGGTATCTTCTACAACGAAATGAAAACCTACTTCCGTCATGAACGTTGATGACAAGATTTAAATTTAAAGGATTGTTCCATATTTAAACCTGTATATGGAACGAAACCTGTTATTCCCTTTCATGTATCATACCCACGAATTGCCCCATTTTAATGACAAATGCAAATGTAAATTTATTCTATTTTGTCAAGCCGGTTCTACCTCATTTAGAAATGATGATTAACATGTTAGATTGATATTTATTTCATCTAATTCGGCGAGTAACAACGAAAAAAAAGCGCAATTGCCTCATCCTGATTCAGATGAGGCAATTGCGCCTAAGTATCTCCGAATGAGTACTATCACCATTCGGGTCTATAATCAATTAATTCATTTTTATCAAGTAAAACGGACGTTTACATTAAGCTGAAACTTCGTATCTAGCCGAAATTTGCAGCTTTAATATTATTCCGTATGTTTACGATACGCATCCGCGTTCATCAATGTGGAAAGTGCTGCTGTCAAGTCGCCCTCAACACGAATCTCGATCATCCAGCCTTCCTCATATGGAGAGTTGTTAACCAGCTCCGGTGAATCCTGCAATGCGTCATTCACAGCAATAATCGTTCCACTGACAGGAGAAAACAAATCCGAAACGGTTTTGACGGATTCAATCGTTCCAATGCCCTCTTCCGCTTTTACATCCGATTCAAGGTCAGGCAATTCCACAAACACAATGTCACCCAGCTGATGCTGCGCGAACTCGGTAATACCAATACGTACGGTATCCTCCCCTACGGTTTGCACCCATTCGTGCTCTTCACTGTACAGGAAATCACTTTTCAATTCGCTCATCGATATCCGCCTCGCTTTTCATTAATGAGTGCATGCGTTTCTTTGACCTTAACCTTTTTCCCAGAACATAGCGTATGATATTTTCAATCCAAATGTCAAGATACCTCACAATTTATTTATTTTTCTTCCTTATATGCCTGTAACTCAAATGGACCCTCTCTACATATAATGGTGAATATTAGAAAAGTAAGCGCACTCTTTATAAATAGACGAACGTTATGAAGCGAACCAAAAATATCATTCGGATTTTTTATTGATTTCTATGATATCGTTCTTGACATCACTAGACGATTCAGGCTTTAATGAGAGTAGTAAATGTGTTTAATTGGTCTATGCAATACCCGCGGATGAATGTAAAGGGAGAGATTACCCTTGACACCGAATCAGGGTGTACATGCGGTAACGCCGAAGGAGTAAACCACCGACAAGCGGAGGTGAATCTCTCAGGCAAAAGGACTTTTACGGGACGCAACTCTGGAGAGCATCTAATCGCCGTGTGTGGGCGTTATGATCACCCAAGGGGAAACCTGCTGCATCATGCGGCGGGGTAACTCTCAGGTACCAAGGACAGAGCCTAAGAATACAGCGTGCTTCTGGCATGCCGATTCTTTGGCCTGTCCTTTTCCTTTTTCCCAAAAAACGAAAACAGGTTATAGAGCGGCGCTGCCTATAGCGTCCTTACCTTACTTTTATAATAAAATATGATGCCAGTTTCATTGATCCATGGTTATACACTCGGCCCATTGACGGCCCATGACGAGGTGATTGGATGTCCGATTTGCTTAGAACCCCACTCTTTCCACTCTATCAGCAATATGAAGGGGTACGATGTATTGATTTTGGTGGCTGGGAGCTCCCGGTACAATTCAGTGGAATTCAGAAAGAGCATGAAGCGGTGCGAGAACGTGCCGGATTATTTGATGTATCCCACATGGGCGAATTCACCGTCCAAGGTGAACACGCAGAAGCTTTTTTACAGCACATGACCACCAATGATGTAACAACACTCGTTCCCGGTCAGGCCCAATACACGTTAATGTGTTATCCGGATGGTGGTGTGGTCGATGATCTGCTGATCTATAAACTGAAAGACCAGCATTATATGCTGGTGGTTAACGCCTCCAACATCGACAAGGACTGGGCATGGCTGCAACAGCACATGACGCCAGGCGTAACGATGACCAATGATTCGGATCAAACGGCGCTGCTTGCTCTGCAAGGTCCGCTGGCAGTGGATATTCTCCGAACGGTGACAGACACCGATGTGTCATCGATTGAGCCTTTCCGCTTTGTGGCAAATGCGAAGGTATGCGGCGTTACATTGCTGTTATCCCGCACCGGATATACGGGTGAAGACGGCTTTGAGCTCTACGTTCCTGCGGATCAGGCTGCTGCAGTATGGAACGGATTAATGCAAGCGGGAGAAGGTCACGGACTCGTTCCGACAGGACTGGGTGCCCGGGATACGCTGCGCTTCGAAGCCAAGCTGCCCCTGTATGGACAGGAATTATCTGCAACCATCTCGCCGCTGGAGGCTGGCGTTGGCATGTTTGTGAAGTTAAATGCAGGACCGTTTATCGGACATGAAGCCTTGTTGCAGCAAAAAAATGATGGGCCTGCCCGTAAGCTGGTCGGCATTGAAGTACTGGAGCGCGGCATTCCCCGCCCCCATTATCCGATTTACGCCGAAGGCGTGCAGATTGGTGAAGTGACCACAGGCACCCAATCGCCTACATTGAAACGCAATCTGGGGCTGGCCTTGATCGACAGCAAATATGCTGCACTGGGTACCCCGCTGGAGATTGAGATTCGTGGCAAGAAACTAAAAGCCGAGGTCGTAAAGACCCCTTTTCATAAACGGACACGTGCGCCAAAGACACCTACTCAAGGAGCTGATCAAGCATGAGCAAGCATCGCTACATCCCCATGACCGAGCAGGATCAGAGTGCCATGTTGGCAACCATCGGCGTGGAAACAATTGAGGATCTGTTCCATGACATTCCACAGGAGATTCGCTATCAGGGTGAACTGCCTGTTTCCTCCAAACTCGATGAATATGCACTGACACGTCACATGTCGAAACAAGCGGCAGCGAATGCCAACTTCGAGACACACGCCAGTTTCCTGGGTGCGGGCATTTATGATCACCACGTTCCTTCCGTCATTAATCATGTCATCTCCCGTTCCGAGTTCTATACAGCCTATACACCTTATCAACCCGAGATCAGCCAAGGAGAATTGCAGGCGATTTTCGAGTTTCAATCCTACATCTGTGAGTTGACAGGCATGGCTGTAGCCAATGCCAGCATGTACGATGGTGCAACTGCATTTGCGGAAGCAGGTAATTTGGCCGCAGCGGCTACCCGCCGCAAACAACTGATTGTGTCACGTACCGTGCACCCTGAATCCCGTCAGGTATTGCAAGCTTATGCTCACGGCCTCAATCTGGAGATTGTTGAGATTGGATATCAAAATGGAGTAACAGACTGGGATGCCCTGCAAGCCGCTGTGTCCGATGACACTGCAGCCGTCATGATCCAGAGCCCGAACTTCTTCGGCGCCGTGGAAAATGTAAAACAGGCCGCAGACCTTGCGCATGCGCACAAAAGCCTGCTCGTGGTCAGCGCCAACCCGCTATCGCTGGGTCTGCTGGAAGCCCCAGGCAAGCTGGGTGCTGACATCGTTGTTGGAGATGCACAGCCCCTTGGTATCGCCGCTTCACTCGGCGGCCCAACATGCGGATACTTCGCTGTATCCCAGGCTCATATGCGCCGGATTCCTGGCCGAATTGTAGGCCAGACAACGGACCGCAACGGCAAGCGTGGTTTTGTACTCACGCTGCAAGCACGGGAACAGCATATCCGCCGTGAAAAGGCGACGTCCAACATCTGTTCCAATCAGGCTTTACTCGCTCTGAGCGCCTCTGTCTATATGTCTATTATGGGTAAACAAGGCATGATCGACGTCGCTGATCTGAATTTGCAAAAGAGCCGTTATGCCCTTAATACGCTTACCGCAATTCCAGGCGTCTCTCTTACGTTTACCGCACCAACTTTCAATGAGTTTGTTATTCAACTACCTGAAAGAACAAATGTGGATTCACTGCAACTGAAATTGCTCAATGCAGGTTTCATTGGTGGTTATGAGCTTGGACGTGATTATCCTGAGCTCGCCGGACATATGCTGATTGCGGTTACTGAACGGCGCAGCAAGGAAGAGATCGACGAATTCGCACATGTATTGGAGGGATCGCTGTGACTCAGGAAACAACAACAACAAAGACAACGACGACATCAGCACAAGGACAATCGGAAACGGTAACCTCTACCTCCACATCTGGCCAACCTGATACTGTCACAACAGTTACTGCTCAAGCCGCCTCTCAAGCACCCGAGCAATCGTTGATTTTTGAACTCAGCAGTCCGGGTCGGGTCGCTTACTCCTTGCCTGAATGCGACGTTCCCCGTCAAGCTGTAGATTCCCTGATTCCCCGGGAAATGCTTCGGTCGGAAGCAGCAGCACTACCCGAAGTTTTTGAAGTGGACGTCATTCGCCACTACACTGCCCTGTCCCGCCGTAATTTCGGGGTCGATAACGGATTCTATCCGCTGGGCTCTTGCACGATGAAATATAATCCGAAGATTAATGAGGATGTCGCCCGTTACAACGGGTTCGCCAAAATTCATCCATATCAGCATGAATCCAGCATTCAAGGTGCACTTGAACTGCTCTACACGTTGCAAAATGACCTTGCCGGACTAACCGGCATGGATGCCGTTACGCTGCAACCGGCCGCTGGTGCACATGGCGAATGGACCGGGCTCATGATGATCCGTGCCTACCACGAAGGTCGTGGTGAACAGCGCACGAAAGTTATCGTACCGGACTCTTCTCACGGGACCAACCCGGCAAGTGCAACCGTAGCAGGTTTTGAAACGGTAACGATTCCTTCCCGCGCAGATGGTCTGGTAGATCTGGATGCACTTCGCGCAGCTGTTGGTTCGGATACCGCAGCGCTGATGCTGACTAATCCAAACACACTTGGACTTTTTGAGAAAGACATTCAGGAGATTGCCTCCATTGTGCACCAGGCAGGTGGCTTGCTGTATTACGATGGAGCCAACTCCAATGCCATTATGGGCATCACCCGGCCTGGAGATATGGGCTTCGATGTTGTGCATCTCAATTTGCATAAAACAATGAGCACTCCGCACGGCGGGGGTGGACCTGGTGCCGGCCCGGTTGGCGTAAAGAGCCGCTTGATTCCGTTTCTGCCAAAACCGATGGTTATCAAAAATGATGAGGGCATATATGCATTGGATCGCGAAGGCGATCAATCCATTGGCCGGGTCAAAGCTTACTATGGTAACTTCGGTATTTTGGTCCGTGCCTATGCCTACATTCGTACTTATGGACCTGAAGGCTTACGCCGGGTATCTGAATGTGCGGTGCTCAACGCCAACTACATGATGGCCCGTCTCGCACCTTACTACGAAATTCCGTATCCAGGCGTGTGTAAACATGAATTTGTGATGTCTGGCCGAGGCTTAAAGCAGTATGGTGTACGCACGCTGGATGTTGCCAAACGATTGCTTGATTTTGGATATCACCCGCCAACCGTGTACTTCCCGCTGAACGTTGAGGAATGCATCATGATCGAACCAACGGAAACCGAAAGCAAAGAAACACTTGATGGATTCATTGATACGATGATTCGCATTGCCAAGGAAGCAGAGGAGACCCCAGAATTGGTACTCAATGCCCCTTATGGCACGCCGGTTACCCGTTTGGA contains these protein-coding regions:
- a CDS encoding PTS mannitol transporter subunit IICB, whose amino-acid sequence is MSSVDAKSEKSGGIRVGVQKFGRFLSGMVMPNMGAFIAWGLITALFIPKGWFPNADFALLVDPMIKYLLPLLIGYTGGTMVHGQRGGVVGAIMTIGVIVGSDIPMFLGAMIAGPLGAWVIKKFDKAVDGKIKSGFEMLVNNFSAGIIGGILALLALKGIGPFVEAISKVLSAGVEALMNAGLLPLVNLIIEPGKVLFLNNAINHGILTPIGTDQARELGQSVLFMLESNPGPGLGILLAYCFFGRGSAKSSAPGAVIIHFFGGIHEIYFPYILMRPILILAAMAGGVAGTLTFMLTGAGLVSAPSPGSIIAYSLLTPKGGYLGMFAGVAVAAIISFLVASVLLKTGKKKDDEDLDSASNRMKDMKNQGKTGNLTVDKDNREADRAADIASSAVKTDINKIVFSCDAGMGSSAMGASILRKKMKAAGVDVAVTNTAISEIPQDADIVITQKTLTDRAKSVAPNAEHISIDNFLKSPEYEALVERLKSDS
- the gcvH gene encoding glycine cleavage system protein GcvH, giving the protein MSELKSDFLYSEEHEWVQTVGEDTVRIGITEFAQHQLGDIVFVELPDLESDVKAEEGIGTIESVKTVSDLFSPVSGTIIAVNDALQDSPELVNNSPYEEGWMIEIRVEGDLTAALSTLMNADAYRKHTE
- the gcvT gene encoding glycine cleavage system aminomethyltransferase GcvT; this translates as MSDLLRTPLFPLYQQYEGVRCIDFGGWELPVQFSGIQKEHEAVRERAGLFDVSHMGEFTVQGEHAEAFLQHMTTNDVTTLVPGQAQYTLMCYPDGGVVDDLLIYKLKDQHYMLVVNASNIDKDWAWLQQHMTPGVTMTNDSDQTALLALQGPLAVDILRTVTDTDVSSIEPFRFVANAKVCGVTLLLSRTGYTGEDGFELYVPADQAAAVWNGLMQAGEGHGLVPTGLGARDTLRFEAKLPLYGQELSATISPLEAGVGMFVKLNAGPFIGHEALLQQKNDGPARKLVGIEVLERGIPRPHYPIYAEGVQIGEVTTGTQSPTLKRNLGLALIDSKYAALGTPLEIEIRGKKLKAEVVKTPFHKRTRAPKTPTQGADQA
- the gcvPA gene encoding aminomethyl-transferring glycine dehydrogenase subunit GcvPA, giving the protein MSKHRYIPMTEQDQSAMLATIGVETIEDLFHDIPQEIRYQGELPVSSKLDEYALTRHMSKQAAANANFETHASFLGAGIYDHHVPSVINHVISRSEFYTAYTPYQPEISQGELQAIFEFQSYICELTGMAVANASMYDGATAFAEAGNLAAAATRRKQLIVSRTVHPESRQVLQAYAHGLNLEIVEIGYQNGVTDWDALQAAVSDDTAAVMIQSPNFFGAVENVKQAADLAHAHKSLLVVSANPLSLGLLEAPGKLGADIVVGDAQPLGIAASLGGPTCGYFAVSQAHMRRIPGRIVGQTTDRNGKRGFVLTLQAREQHIRREKATSNICSNQALLALSASVYMSIMGKQGMIDVADLNLQKSRYALNTLTAIPGVSLTFTAPTFNEFVIQLPERTNVDSLQLKLLNAGFIGGYELGRDYPELAGHMLIAVTERRSKEEIDEFAHVLEGSL
- the gcvPB gene encoding aminomethyl-transferring glycine dehydrogenase subunit GcvPB: MTQETTTTKTTTTSAQGQSETVTSTSTSGQPDTVTTVTAQAASQAPEQSLIFELSSPGRVAYSLPECDVPRQAVDSLIPREMLRSEAAALPEVFEVDVIRHYTALSRRNFGVDNGFYPLGSCTMKYNPKINEDVARYNGFAKIHPYQHESSIQGALELLYTLQNDLAGLTGMDAVTLQPAAGAHGEWTGLMMIRAYHEGRGEQRTKVIVPDSSHGTNPASATVAGFETVTIPSRADGLVDLDALRAAVGSDTAALMLTNPNTLGLFEKDIQEIASIVHQAGGLLYYDGANSNAIMGITRPGDMGFDVVHLNLHKTMSTPHGGGGPGAGPVGVKSRLIPFLPKPMVIKNDEGIYALDREGDQSIGRVKAYYGNFGILVRAYAYIRTYGPEGLRRVSECAVLNANYMMARLAPYYEIPYPGVCKHEFVMSGRGLKQYGVRTLDVAKRLLDFGYHPPTVYFPLNVEECIMIEPTETESKETLDGFIDTMIRIAKEAEETPELVLNAPYGTPVTRLDETTAARKPVLNCACS